In Pseudomonas alcaliphila JAB1, a single window of DNA contains:
- a CDS encoding DegT/DnrJ/EryC1/StrS family aminotransferase, producing MKKPITVTSPLLPPLEEFVPYLERIWASRMLTNGGDMHQALEKALCEYLEVEHLALFANGTLALVTALQALRVTGEVITTPYSFVATAHSLLWNGVKPVFVDIDPVSLNIDPLKVEAAITPSTTAIMPVHCYGMPCDVAAIQRIADTYNLRVIYDAAHAFGVRDEGGSILRHGDLSVLSFHATKVFNTFEGGAIICPDAKTYRRIGHLKNFGFVNETTVVAPGINGKMSEINAAFGLLQLQYIDQALARRKQIDRLYRERLAGLDGIRCLSGLIDNSNHAYFPILVEVEFRLSRDELYQHLRDNEILARRYFYPLISDFPMYRGLPSAEPANLPVARSIASKVICLPIHPDLTDDDVELVCQLINEAGGS from the coding sequence ATGAAAAAACCCATCACCGTCACCAGCCCCCTGCTTCCACCTCTGGAGGAATTCGTCCCCTATCTGGAGCGAATTTGGGCCAGTCGCATGCTCACCAATGGTGGCGACATGCACCAGGCGCTGGAGAAAGCCTTGTGCGAGTACCTGGAGGTCGAGCATCTGGCGCTGTTTGCCAACGGTACTCTGGCGTTGGTTACGGCCTTGCAGGCTTTGCGGGTGACTGGTGAGGTCATCACCACGCCATATTCCTTCGTTGCTACTGCTCATTCGCTCCTGTGGAACGGAGTCAAACCGGTGTTTGTGGATATTGATCCGGTTTCCCTAAACATCGACCCACTGAAGGTTGAGGCAGCCATCACTCCTTCGACCACCGCGATCATGCCAGTGCATTGCTATGGTATGCCCTGCGATGTGGCGGCGATTCAGCGTATTGCTGATACCTACAACCTGCGGGTGATTTACGATGCGGCACACGCCTTCGGTGTCCGTGACGAGGGTGGCAGCATCCTGCGCCACGGAGACCTGAGCGTGCTCAGCTTCCATGCCACCAAAGTGTTCAATACCTTCGAGGGCGGGGCGATCATCTGCCCGGATGCGAAAACCTACCGGCGTATCGGCCATTTGAAGAACTTTGGCTTCGTCAACGAAACCACGGTGGTCGCTCCCGGCATCAACGGCAAGATGAGCGAGATCAATGCCGCCTTCGGTCTGCTGCAGTTGCAATACATCGATCAGGCGCTGGCGAGACGTAAGCAGATAGACCGCCTTTACCGCGAGCGGCTCGCAGGGTTGGATGGAATACGCTGCCTCAGCGGCTTGATCGACAACAGTAATCACGCTTATTTTCCGATTCTGGTCGAGGTGGAGTTCCGGCTGTCGAGAGATGAGCTCTATCAACATTTGCGGGATAACGAGATTCTGGCTCGACGCTATTTTTACCCGCTGATCAGCGATTTCCCTATGTACCGTGGCCTGCCCTCGGCAGAGCCGGCCAACCTGCCGGTGGCCCGGAGTATTGCTAGCAAAGTGATCTGCTTGCCTATTCATCCTGATCTGACGGATGACGATGTGGAGTTGGTCTGTCAACTGATCAACGAGGCCGGAGGCTCGTGA
- a CDS encoding ATP-grasp domain-containing protein, with amino-acid sequence MGLEIGQALGRSLHVELHGASSRDDHGRMTFARYAELPNITDAQFDARFTELLAHWEIDLVFATHDSVMAYLAPRMSAWAVYLVNGDPQSAQTTRSKMATYAQLAGEPWLPKWFGSLDEVETWPVLLKPDQGQGGQGVTLASDREAAEVALAVLDRPLICEYLPGEELTVDCFSDWRGHLLYVGPRSRERVMGGIATRSRRLLVSDEVGQIAATIHQRLKLRGPWFFQLKRDAAGQFKLLEVSCRLSSGSVVQRAAGVNLPLMSVQDYMQRDLAVLDEPRITVVERRLATHAELTHDFDTAYLDFDDTLVCGGRANPQAMRFAYRLLEMGKRLILLTRHEGDLRAALAGARIAESLFDQIIHLQAGEAKSSVIEGAAIFVDNHFPERMDVARNCGIPVFDVDALELLFP; translated from the coding sequence GTGGGATTGGAGATCGGCCAGGCGTTAGGGCGATCACTGCATGTCGAGTTACATGGTGCGTCTAGCCGCGACGATCATGGTCGTATGACTTTTGCGCGCTACGCAGAATTACCGAATATCACCGATGCGCAGTTCGATGCTCGTTTCACTGAACTGCTGGCGCACTGGGAAATAGATCTGGTCTTCGCTACCCATGACAGTGTGATGGCTTATCTGGCGCCGCGCATGTCAGCTTGGGCTGTGTACTTGGTCAACGGCGACCCACAAAGTGCGCAAACCACCCGCAGCAAGATGGCGACCTATGCGCAGCTGGCCGGCGAGCCTTGGTTGCCCAAGTGGTTCGGCAGCCTGGATGAAGTCGAGACATGGCCGGTGCTACTCAAGCCTGACCAGGGCCAGGGTGGGCAGGGAGTGACGCTGGCGTCTGATCGCGAGGCCGCCGAGGTGGCTCTGGCGGTTCTCGATCGGCCTCTGATCTGCGAATACCTGCCAGGTGAGGAACTGACCGTGGACTGCTTCAGCGACTGGCGTGGGCACCTGCTTTATGTTGGCCCGCGCAGTCGCGAGCGGGTCATGGGCGGTATTGCCACGCGTTCACGACGCTTGCTGGTTAGCGATGAGGTGGGGCAGATCGCAGCGACCATTCACCAGCGCCTGAAGCTGCGTGGGCCCTGGTTCTTCCAGCTCAAGCGTGACGCTGCTGGACAGTTCAAGTTGCTGGAGGTCAGTTGCCGATTATCCAGCGGCTCAGTCGTGCAGCGTGCGGCAGGAGTGAATCTGCCGCTGATGTCTGTGCAGGACTACATGCAGCGCGATCTTGCGGTACTGGATGAGCCCCGCATTACTGTGGTCGAGCGTAGGCTTGCCACCCATGCAGAGCTGACCCATGACTTCGATACCGCCTATTTGGATTTCGACGATACCCTGGTCTGTGGCGGGCGTGCTAATCCGCAGGCCATGCGTTTCGCCTATCGTCTTCTGGAAATGGGCAAGCGCCTGATTCTGCTCACTCGTCACGAAGGGGATCTGCGTGCTGCTCTGGCTGGGGCGCGAATCGCCGAATCGCTGTTTGATCAGATCATTCATTTGCAGGCTGGTGAGGCGAAGTCCTCAGTGATCGAGGGTGCCGCTATTTTTGTCGACAACCATTTTCCCGAGCGTATGGACGTGGCACGCAATTGTGGCATTCCCGTGTTTGACGTTGATGCGCTGGAGTTGTTGTTTCCATGA
- the pseI gene encoding pseudaminic acid synthase translates to MDLNVSIAGRSIGPEYAPYIIAELSANHNGQLSRALQTIDAAKRSGADAVKLQTYTAETMTIDCDRPEFSIKGGLWDGYKLFDLYRWAETPFAWHRPIFEHASRLGITVFSTPFDESAVDLLEDLGAPAYKIASFETIDLPLIRYVASTGKPMVISTGMASEEEIAEAVATARDAGCRELVLLHCISSYPAPLEQANLRQIPELAQRFQVLSGLSDHTLGTTASVAAVALGACVIEKHFTLSRADKGPDSEFSIEPHELERLCRDAHDAWLCLGRAGYQRQPVEEGNKAFRRSIYFVRDLPAGSQVSAEDIRRIRPGFGLAPKHFNALLGRRLKVAVIRGTPASWELFDE, encoded by the coding sequence ATGGATTTGAACGTTTCTATCGCCGGTCGATCGATCGGTCCCGAATATGCGCCCTACATTATTGCCGAGTTGTCGGCCAATCATAACGGCCAGTTGTCCAGGGCGTTGCAAACCATTGATGCGGCCAAGCGTAGCGGTGCAGATGCGGTGAAGCTGCAGACCTACACTGCGGAGACCATGACCATTGATTGTGACCGCCCCGAGTTTTCTATTAAGGGCGGTTTGTGGGATGGATACAAACTGTTCGACCTGTATCGCTGGGCGGAAACGCCATTTGCCTGGCACCGACCAATTTTCGAGCATGCGAGCCGCTTGGGTATTACGGTCTTTTCAACGCCTTTCGATGAAAGCGCTGTCGATCTGCTGGAGGACTTGGGAGCACCAGCCTACAAGATCGCTTCCTTCGAGACGATAGACCTGCCTTTGATCCGTTATGTAGCCAGCACGGGCAAGCCCATGGTTATTTCCACGGGTATGGCCAGTGAGGAGGAGATTGCCGAGGCGGTCGCTACAGCACGTGATGCGGGGTGTCGAGAGCTGGTCTTGCTGCACTGTATTAGTAGCTATCCTGCTCCGTTGGAGCAGGCCAATCTTCGCCAGATTCCCGAGTTGGCACAGCGTTTTCAAGTACTTTCTGGATTATCGGATCACACGCTAGGTACCACCGCCTCCGTTGCAGCGGTGGCGCTTGGTGCTTGTGTGATTGAAAAGCACTTCACTCTGAGCCGTGCCGATAAGGGGCCGGATAGCGAGTTCTCCATAGAACCGCATGAATTGGAGCGGCTATGCCGTGACGCACATGATGCCTGGCTGTGCCTGGGGCGGGCTGGATATCAGCGGCAACCGGTGGAGGAGGGCAACAAGGCTTTTCGACGCTCTATCTATTTCGTCCGTGACTTGCCGGCCGGGAGCCAGGTATCTGCCGAAGATATTCGCCGTATCCGCCCAGGCTTCGGACTGGCGCCCAAGCATTTCAATGCGTTGCTTGGTCGTCGTCTGAAAGTGGCGGTGATTCGCGGTACGCCGGCCTCATGGGAACTCTTCGATGAGTGA
- a CDS encoding WbqC family protein, which translates to MILGVMQPYLFPYLGYFQLAASVEHFVFLDDVSYIKKGFINRNRILLDGRPYTFSIAVARASQNRRIDEHHFTGAFDTFLLQLRHAYHRAPFFNEVFALVESICRMPESNVAIKNAASVRSVFEYLALPFSHQAASTLPCTMARGEQRILNLCRHFEASTYHNAAGGRELYDGQSFAAQGVRLRFLRNRFAEYEQGADAFVPGLSIIDVLMHNEPERVREMLRDFDLLEAA; encoded by the coding sequence GTGATTCTCGGGGTGATGCAGCCTTACCTGTTTCCGTACCTGGGCTATTTTCAGTTGGCTGCTAGTGTCGAACACTTCGTTTTTCTCGATGATGTCAGCTATATCAAAAAGGGCTTCATCAACCGCAACCGTATCCTGTTGGACGGGCGGCCTTACACTTTCAGCATCGCCGTGGCGCGTGCTAGCCAGAATCGTCGGATCGACGAGCACCATTTCACCGGTGCGTTTGACACTTTTCTGCTGCAGTTGCGCCACGCTTATCACCGGGCGCCCTTCTTTAATGAGGTATTCGCCCTGGTCGAGTCGATCTGTCGGATGCCAGAGTCAAATGTGGCAATTAAAAATGCCGCTTCGGTACGCTCGGTGTTCGAGTATCTGGCGCTGCCATTTTCCCACCAGGCAGCCTCAACCTTGCCTTGCACGATGGCTCGCGGTGAGCAGCGCATCCTGAACTTATGTCGTCATTTTGAAGCCAGCACCTACCACAATGCGGCAGGTGGGCGGGAACTGTATGACGGCCAGTCTTTCGCCGCGCAGGGCGTGCGTTTGCGGTTTTTGCGCAATCGTTTCGCGGAGTACGAGCAGGGTGCAGACGCATTCGTTCCGGGGCTCTCGATCATCGACGTATTGATGCACAACGAACCTGAGCGGGTGCGTGAGATGTTGCGGGACTTCGATCTGCTGGAGGCTGCATGA
- a CDS encoding PIG-L family deacetylase has product MSDVLVVAAHADDEVLGCGGTLARHVAEGDRVHVIYLADGVTSRGSEDADAQRRRLRASEQACYALGVSEMSFLGLPDNRLDSLPLLDVVQPLEVLLARIRPQIVYTHHQGDLNVDHQVAQQAVLTACRPLPGQSVREILAFEVVSSSEWNNPGRMPFMPNHFVDISAYQVTKQVALECYAEEMRSAPHSRSSQHVAALALHRGHSVGVEAAEAFMVLRQVR; this is encoded by the coding sequence ATGAGTGATGTGCTTGTGGTTGCGGCTCATGCCGATGACGAGGTGCTGGGCTGTGGCGGCACCCTTGCGCGTCATGTCGCCGAAGGCGATCGCGTGCACGTGATCTATCTCGCCGATGGTGTGACGTCTCGAGGGAGCGAGGATGCAGATGCGCAGCGGCGCCGTCTGCGTGCTAGCGAGCAGGCCTGTTATGCCCTCGGTGTGAGCGAGATGAGCTTTCTTGGTCTGCCTGACAATCGTCTGGACAGCCTGCCTTTGCTGGATGTGGTGCAGCCGTTGGAGGTTTTGTTGGCTCGTATCCGTCCGCAGATCGTCTACACCCATCATCAGGGTGATCTGAATGTTGATCACCAAGTAGCGCAACAGGCGGTATTGACGGCCTGTCGACCGCTACCGGGACAGTCGGTACGAGAAATTCTCGCTTTTGAGGTCGTGTCCAGCAGTGAGTGGAACAACCCCGGGCGGATGCCGTTCATGCCCAATCACTTCGTCGACATTAGTGCTTATCAGGTTACAAAGCAGGTAGCGCTGGAGTGTTATGCCGAGGAGATGCGCAGTGCGCCGCACTCACGTAGTTCGCAACATGTGGCCGCGCTGGCGTTGCACCGGGGACATTCGGTCGGCGTCGAGGCTGCCGAGGCATTTATGGTGCTGAGACAGGTGCGGTAG
- a CDS encoding CDP-glycerol glycerophosphotransferase family protein, whose amino-acid sequence MSRWAAPIRHKRLAVWLILPLWWLYDRLTAKRANHWAFFVHPLKPSQFVENSRAMFEAVKGDPRIYKRVFTRDLAADLRLDDACNTEVIDVQSLRGLYELARCGVYLLTNAVALDMSWRWADGSFSVVRPSLTRRVVVNLWHGIPLKRLFALANSEQRQRADRVAFRRRERRHYAGLIASSDVDSYAMTATFHPLPPERVWITGLPRNDFLRMDDEALPRFLHDEVELIRSLKGARRLLVYAPTFREDAFAGAECYQFSDKQVIRLKALLRQHNAVLGFRMHYFRKGERLFNLEQHLDGETLIDLGHVVISEIAAVLREADLLLTDYSSVYIDALYLNKPVVSFAYDLEHYCSRQNGLLYDMDMAFPGPVVTDFDNLLQALDQELADGGQVANERYHLCRKLFFNHLDDGNAQRVLDKLRELGAYEE is encoded by the coding sequence ATGAGCCGCTGGGCCGCACCAATTCGGCATAAACGACTGGCTGTCTGGCTGATTCTGCCGCTGTGGTGGCTATACGATCGGTTGACGGCCAAGCGCGCCAATCACTGGGCGTTTTTCGTCCATCCGCTCAAGCCTAGTCAGTTTGTAGAAAACTCGCGGGCAATGTTTGAAGCGGTGAAGGGCGATCCACGCATCTATAAACGGGTTTTCACGCGTGATTTAGCGGCGGACTTGCGTCTGGACGATGCCTGCAATACCGAGGTGATTGATGTACAGAGTCTGCGCGGCCTATATGAGCTGGCTCGCTGTGGCGTGTACCTGCTGACCAATGCGGTGGCGCTGGACATGTCCTGGCGTTGGGCTGATGGCAGTTTCAGCGTCGTCAGGCCGAGTTTGACTCGACGCGTTGTGGTCAACCTCTGGCATGGCATCCCGCTTAAGCGGTTGTTCGCTTTGGCGAATTCAGAGCAGCGTCAGCGCGCCGATCGGGTTGCTTTCCGACGTCGAGAGCGGCGCCACTACGCGGGTCTTATCGCCTCATCTGATGTCGATAGCTACGCTATGACGGCTACTTTTCACCCGTTGCCGCCGGAGCGGGTCTGGATCACTGGTTTGCCGCGCAACGACTTCCTGCGTATGGATGACGAAGCTCTGCCGCGTTTTCTGCACGATGAAGTTGAGTTGATCCGCAGCCTCAAGGGTGCGCGCCGTTTGCTGGTGTATGCACCGACCTTCCGGGAGGACGCTTTCGCAGGGGCAGAGTGCTATCAGTTCAGCGACAAGCAGGTGATTCGCCTCAAGGCTTTGCTGCGCCAGCACAATGCGGTGCTTGGCTTTCGCATGCACTACTTTCGCAAGGGAGAGCGGCTGTTCAATCTCGAGCAGCATCTGGACGGCGAAACCCTTATTGATTTGGGACATGTAGTCATCAGCGAGATCGCCGCGGTGTTGCGTGAGGCAGACTTGCTGCTGACCGACTATTCGTCCGTGTATATCGACGCGTTGTATCTGAACAAGCCGGTGGTCAGCTTCGCTTATGATCTTGAGCACTACTGCAGCCGGCAAAACGGCCTGCTCTATGACATGGATATGGCGTTCCCCGGCCCAGTGGTGACTGATTTCGACAATCTGCTACAAGCACTCGATCAAGAACTGGCTGATGGTGGTCAGGTCGCTAACGAGCGCTACCACTTGTGCAGGAAACTTTTTTTCAACCATCTGGACGATGGGAATGCTCAGCGCGTGCTCGACAAGCTGCGTGAGCTGGGGGCATACGAGGAATGA
- a CDS encoding glycosyltransferase, which translates to MVTQENEIRPLVSVVMPAYKATYLEAALESILAQSYRPLELVVCDDCRGDDVRLVVEAFSARADFPVRYQHNPQRLNETYNLARCIELAEGEYIKPLYDDDLLQPSCVEQLLAVMQINPDVVLASSRRRRIDEQGQPLVDIHATAFPFTGDVLVEGEDLVSFLADYTINLIGEPSTVMCRRSDLLAMGKNLAVLNDTRIHWVGDLAIYAKLLRNGRLAMLSRPLSDFRVSQEQFSQIGRDKPGIGEKHHANFRQAIRDLGWCRESGDNCQVRVAPITQLKTRVLKPFKSINLLSAIQRACGLGTVSLFNWLAARVPREAQQKLIDEHLQSNGGGPRISVMLLDRQGDLAAVERTLLSLEGSNRYHNLDVRVFSPAALPGLSGRAELLPLAAGGEVTALNAAAGSSEADWFLVAEAGSEFTVSGLLIVALDLLAAPQSCQAVYADELIRVGDGEYGPVLRPDLNLDLLLSFPAGTSRHWLLRREAFVQLGGFAEQYDRAFELDYQLRLIESQGLGCIGHISEPLLASEAVPLRDDPQERAVIERHLRARGYEQAGVGSSLPGRYELDYGHPQLGTVSILIVVKDRLSQIQRCMETLLENTDYPNYEVLLLDHGNQAADVCDWLAGVASMGVDQLRVMRFDAGLSHAVVCNQAAQQARGDFLLWLGDGAGIMAKGWLQQLLNHGQRPEVGAVGGKLLSADGRVRHGGMLLGLCGPAGRAFEGASLEDAGYMQRLQVEQNYSAISGECLMVHRELFQQLDGFDETPLLAPWMDVDFCLRLQQAGYLNVWTPRVQLLMDAPEDLPATVAEEDAMYERWLPVLARDPAYNPGLGLQEERGFKLADPRLSWNPLQAWRPVPVVLGHFADSEGCGHYRVIQPFKAMRDSGLIEGVLPTNVLSPTEWARYAPDVVVLQRQLTNEQLESMQRMKAFSSAFKVFELDDYLPNLPIKSIYRQYMPKDVVRTLRRGLGLVDRFVVSTAPLAEAFSGFHGDIRVIENRLPVDWWQGLKSQRRIGAKPRVGWAGGAGHTGDLALIVDVVKELASEVDWVFFGMCPDNVRPYIHEFHPGVSIEHYPAALAQLNLDLALAPVEQNLFNECKSNLRLLEYGACGFPVICSDVRCYQADDLPVTRVKNRFKDWVDAIRMHVSDLDSAARLGDELQARVHRDWMLAGKNLELWRKAWTPD; encoded by the coding sequence ATGGTGACGCAAGAGAATGAAATTCGGCCTTTGGTCAGTGTAGTGATGCCGGCCTACAAGGCTACCTATCTTGAAGCAGCGCTGGAAAGCATCCTGGCGCAGAGCTACCGCCCGCTTGAGCTTGTGGTATGTGACGATTGCCGGGGCGACGATGTGCGCCTGGTAGTCGAGGCGTTCAGTGCACGAGCGGATTTCCCTGTGCGCTATCAGCACAACCCGCAGCGTTTGAACGAAACGTATAACTTGGCGCGCTGCATCGAGTTGGCTGAGGGCGAGTACATCAAACCGCTGTATGACGATGATCTACTGCAGCCTAGCTGCGTGGAGCAGTTGCTGGCAGTGATGCAGATCAACCCTGATGTGGTACTGGCCAGCTCGAGACGCAGGCGGATTGACGAGCAGGGGCAGCCACTCGTTGATATTCACGCAACTGCGTTTCCGTTCACGGGTGACGTGTTGGTCGAGGGTGAGGATCTGGTCTCCTTTTTGGCTGATTACACTATCAACCTTATTGGTGAGCCCAGTACAGTCATGTGCCGTCGTTCGGACTTGCTTGCCATGGGCAAGAACTTGGCAGTGCTGAACGATACGCGAATCCATTGGGTTGGCGACCTGGCAATTTATGCGAAGTTGTTGCGCAATGGCCGTTTGGCAATGTTGTCGCGACCACTGTCGGATTTCCGAGTATCTCAGGAGCAATTCAGTCAGATTGGCCGCGATAAGCCCGGGATTGGTGAGAAGCATCATGCCAATTTCCGCCAGGCAATTCGTGATCTGGGGTGGTGTCGCGAGTCTGGAGACAACTGCCAGGTTCGAGTAGCGCCGATTACTCAACTCAAGACGCGAGTGCTCAAACCTTTCAAATCCATCAACTTGCTCTCGGCAATTCAGCGAGCTTGCGGCTTGGGTACGGTTTCGCTGTTCAACTGGCTGGCCGCGCGCGTTCCCAGAGAGGCGCAACAAAAGCTGATTGACGAACATCTGCAATCCAATGGCGGTGGGCCTCGCATTAGCGTGATGCTGCTCGACCGTCAGGGGGATTTGGCAGCAGTCGAACGGACGTTGCTTAGCCTCGAGGGCAGCAATCGCTATCACAATCTGGATGTTCGGGTCTTTTCGCCGGCTGCACTGCCGGGGTTGTCTGGGCGGGCCGAACTGCTGCCGCTAGCAGCCGGTGGCGAGGTGACTGCGCTCAATGCTGCCGCCGGTTCAAGCGAGGCTGACTGGTTCCTGGTGGCGGAGGCCGGTAGCGAGTTTACCGTCAGTGGCCTACTGATCGTTGCGCTGGACTTGCTCGCTGCACCACAGAGCTGCCAGGCAGTGTACGCCGATGAGTTGATACGCGTAGGCGACGGTGAATATGGGCCGGTACTGCGTCCAGATCTTAATCTGGACCTGCTGCTCAGCTTCCCGGCGGGAACTTCACGGCATTGGTTACTGCGCCGTGAAGCTTTTGTGCAGCTGGGCGGCTTTGCCGAGCAATATGATCGAGCATTCGAACTGGACTACCAACTGCGCCTGATCGAAAGCCAAGGACTGGGTTGCATCGGTCATATCAGCGAGCCCTTGCTGGCCAGCGAAGCTGTGCCGCTAAGGGATGATCCGCAGGAGCGTGCGGTGATCGAGCGACACCTGCGGGCTCGGGGGTATGAGCAGGCGGGTGTAGGCAGCAGTCTGCCGGGGCGCTACGAGCTGGATTATGGTCATCCGCAACTTGGGACGGTGAGTATCCTCATCGTGGTCAAGGATCGTCTGTCACAGATTCAGCGATGCATGGAAACGCTGCTGGAAAACACCGATTACCCGAATTATGAGGTGCTGTTGCTCGATCACGGCAATCAGGCTGCGGATGTATGCGACTGGTTGGCGGGTGTGGCGTCCATGGGTGTTGATCAGTTACGGGTTATGCGCTTCGATGCTGGTTTGTCGCATGCGGTGGTGTGCAATCAGGCTGCGCAGCAGGCGAGGGGGGATTTCCTGCTGTGGCTGGGTGATGGCGCAGGAATCATGGCCAAGGGCTGGTTGCAGCAATTGCTTAATCACGGACAGCGCCCAGAGGTTGGCGCTGTGGGGGGCAAGTTGCTCTCGGCGGATGGTCGGGTACGCCACGGTGGCATGTTGCTTGGGCTCTGTGGCCCGGCGGGGCGTGCCTTCGAGGGGGCGTCGCTCGAGGACGCCGGCTATATGCAGCGTTTGCAGGTCGAGCAGAATTATTCGGCCATCAGTGGCGAATGCTTGATGGTGCACCGCGAGCTGTTCCAGCAACTTGACGGTTTTGACGAGACGCCATTGCTGGCGCCCTGGATGGATGTCGATTTCTGCCTGAGGTTGCAACAGGCTGGCTACCTGAATGTCTGGACGCCGCGCGTGCAGCTACTGATGGATGCGCCAGAGGATCTTCCGGCAACAGTAGCCGAAGAGGATGCGATGTATGAGCGCTGGCTGCCCGTCCTGGCCCGAGATCCGGCCTATAACCCCGGCTTGGGTTTGCAGGAAGAGCGCGGTTTCAAGCTGGCAGATCCGCGGTTGTCCTGGAATCCCTTGCAGGCATGGCGGCCTGTTCCTGTGGTGCTGGGGCACTTCGCGGATAGTGAAGGCTGTGGGCATTATCGTGTTATCCAGCCCTTCAAGGCTATGCGTGATAGCGGCTTGATCGAGGGCGTGTTACCGACAAATGTCTTGTCGCCAACCGAATGGGCCCGTTATGCGCCAGATGTGGTGGTATTGCAGCGTCAGCTGACTAATGAACAGTTGGAAAGCATGCAGCGTATGAAGGCGTTTTCGTCGGCCTTCAAAGTTTTCGAGCTGGATGACTATTTGCCGAATCTGCCGATCAAGAGCATCTATCGCCAGTACATGCCCAAGGACGTTGTTCGTACCTTGCGTCGTGGATTGGGCCTGGTTGACCGGTTCGTGGTTTCTACCGCGCCTTTGGCGGAGGCCTTCTCAGGGTTTCATGGTGATATCCGGGTGATTGAGAACCGTCTGCCTGTCGACTGGTGGCAGGGGCTGAAAAGCCAGCGGCGCATAGGCGCCAAGCCGCGTGTCGGTTGGGCCGGCGGTGCAGGCCACACGGGGGATCTGGCGCTAATTGTAGATGTGGTCAAGGAGTTGGCCAGCGAGGTCGACTGGGTGTTCTTCGGTATGTGCCCAGATAACGTCCGGCCGTACATTCACGAGTTCCACCCGGGCGTGAGTATCGAGCACTACCCAGCTGCTTTAGCCCAGTTGAACCTCGATTTGGCACTGGCGCCGGTTGAGCAGAACCTGTTCAACGAATGCAAGAGTAATCTGCGTCTGCTGGAATATGGTGCTTGTGGTTTTCCGGTTATCTGTAGCGATGTGCGCTGCTACCAGGCTGACGACTTACCCGTAACGAGAGTGAAGAATCGCTTCAAGGACTGGGTCGATGCCATCCGCATGCACGTGAGTGATCTGGACTCCGCCGCCCGTCTAGGGGATGAATTGCAGGCACGGGTGCACCGTGATTGGATGTTGGCAGGCAAGAATCTGGAGCTATGGCGCAAAGCCTGGACGCCAGATTGA
- a CDS encoding SDR family oxidoreductase, with protein sequence MKTVVVTGATRGLGLAIAKRAALDGYRVVGCGRRLSDELRALQADYPEQVLFESLELNDLGSLHPFAKRIVATHGRPWALVNNAAKGGDGVLATLHERDISELLRINVEAPILLTKYLLRPMLLNRCGRIVNITSIIASTGFSGLSVYAASKAALAGFTRSLAREVGRVGITVNNVAPGYMATEMTSGLQGEKLQSIQRRSPLGRLATPEDVAGAVSYLLGEQAAQVTGTTLTVDAGSTA encoded by the coding sequence ATGAAGACGGTGGTGGTTACAGGAGCAACGCGGGGGTTGGGCCTGGCTATTGCAAAGCGTGCCGCGTTGGATGGTTACCGTGTCGTAGGTTGTGGGCGGCGCCTGAGTGACGAACTACGTGCCTTGCAGGCCGATTATCCGGAGCAGGTGTTGTTCGAGAGTCTGGAATTGAATGATCTAGGCAGTCTGCATCCATTTGCTAAGCGCATTGTTGCCACTCATGGGCGGCCCTGGGCGCTCGTGAATAATGCGGCCAAAGGTGGGGACGGTGTGTTGGCGACGTTGCATGAGCGCGATATCAGCGAACTGCTGCGTATAAATGTTGAGGCGCCAATCCTACTGACCAAGTACCTATTGCGGCCGATGTTGTTGAATCGTTGCGGACGCATCGTGAACATCACCTCGATCATCGCCTCTACAGGGTTCAGTGGTCTATCCGTGTATGCAGCCAGCAAAGCTGCGCTTGCCGGTTTTACACGCTCTCTGGCGCGTGAGGTAGGCAGGGTCGGCATCACTGTTAACAATGTGGCTCCTGGCTATATGGCGACGGAAATGACGTCTGGTCTGCAGGGGGAAAAGCTGCAAAGTATCCAGCGCCGTAGTCCGTTGGGGCGCCTGGCCACCCCGGAGGATGTGGCTGGAGCGGTTAGCTATTTGCTTGGTGAGCAGGCAGCTCAAGTGACGGGCACCACGCTGACCGTGGACGCTGGTAGTACCGCCTGA